The genomic window GTGTAGTATACCAGTCTATAAGTTACCCGAGGGGTCACCCACGCCAGTCAGCGCGGAGCGAGGGGGCAACAACAGCGTCCGTGGTGAGACCCATGTCAAGGTTCCCAAAATCATAGCTGCGACATGTCTGGATCCAGGAAAGCTGGAAGTGGCCAGGGACAGAGTGTCAGGGGGGTCTCCACTGCAGAGCGGCAGCGAGGGGCGCTTCTGGTCGGGTCACAGCAACGACAGCGAACAGAGCCTCTCTCCGTCCGACCGGGGGTCTCCGTCGTCCCCCCGAGAGGGTCTGGAGGCACTTGACGCTGCAGCTTTGcagtctgtcctggagtgtgtggACCGGATAACCCCGGCCCTATCCAAGAGCGATCCGGCGGAGGTCAAAGAGCAACTGAAGACAAATAAGAAACTTGCTAAGATGATTAGCCACATCTTTGATATGAGTGATGATGATccaaggagagaggaggagatcagGAAATATAGCGCCATCTACGGACGCTTCGACTCGAAGAGGAGGGATGGCAAACAACTGACGCTTCATGAGGTAGGGATAAGAGACGGGATACTTTTGCAGTACTATGTTAGTCTACTCAGTGGCAGTGCAATACAAGTGACAAACCTCAGTTCCACAAATAAGAGGTGGAAACTACAAAAAGTAAATCACCTGAAGACAATGTGTGCGCTTGCTTCAGCTGTCTAAAAGTAGGTCGGCAGTAGTAGAAGTTACAACTGAAGAGCTCACTGACAGAATTGTGTATCTTCAGTTATAGTTGACAACACTACTTATTTTCATCTGTGTTCCGTCTTTCAGCTGACAGTGAACGAAGCAGCAGCCCAGCTGTGTATGAGAGACATGGTACTACTGACCCGTAGAGACGAGCTGTTTGGTCTGGCCAGGCAGATCTCCAGAGAGGTCACCTACAAATACACCTACAGGACCAGCAAGTAAGAGCCACTCTCCTCCACTGCACCTCACACAACCTTGCTTGTTAGAGTTAGCAATTCTAAGGTAAGTTGGGAAAGCATGGGTGACTTATTTACTTGCTAAGTACATTTTCTCCTCATGGTTATTAGTATGTAACTAATTACTGTCATGTGTTACATTTTACGGAGACATATTTTTAAGTTATGTAAATTATCGTATGTTATGATTCATGTCATGTTCAGACTATGCTTTCCAGATCTTTCAATGTTTCTCTGCGTACAAACTGAATGTATTGTCTTCTCCACTGTAGGTCTCGCTGCGGCGACAGAGATGAGCCGTCTCCTAAAAGGATAAAGACAGAGGAGAACCTCTTTGACATCCAGGAGGCTCTGCAGGCCATCCACATGAGACAGGGCATACTGAGGGAACAGCTAGCCTGCGCCAAGTCCAAAGGAGAGGAGATAGTTGGGAGAAACCTTCAGGTAACATACTTGAAAAGTGGATTATAAAATGTAAACATGGgcctcccgaatggcgcagcggtctaaggtactgcatcgcagtgctagaggcgtcattacagacccgggtttgatcccgggctgtatcacaatcggccgtgatcaggagtccgGGTCCGAGTCGTCCGTGTTAGGGGAgcgctttacttggctcattgcgctctagcaactcgttgtggtgggccgggcgcctgcaggctgacctcggtcgtcaggtgaACGGTGTGTCCTCCAATACATTGCTGCGGCGGCTGGCTTCCATTGGGTAGAAAAAGGGgttacatttttatatttttataaagTAAACATTATAGGAGACACGTTTATTTGACACTGTCATTTCTGGAGGCATGTTTTTGACAAGAGTAGGAGCAGTTGCTAACGAACGGTAAATGTATTGTGTTTTAACAGGTGCAGTTGGACCGTCTGTTAGCCAGACAGATGGAGATCCTCCATGATGCGGCGGTACAGGAGAGGTTACACGCTCTGGACTGGAGGATACCTGCAGGGGCTTTGAAGTACCTCAG from Salvelinus namaycush isolate Seneca chromosome 40, SaNama_1.0, whole genome shotgun sequence includes these protein-coding regions:
- the LOC120033605 gene encoding NGFI-A-binding protein 1-like, which gives rise to MAAALPRTLGELQLYRILQRANLLYYYEAFIQQGGDDVQQLCEAGEEEFLEIMALVGMASKPLHVRRLQKSLRDWVTNPTLFNQPLTSVPVCSIPVYKLPEGSPTPVSAERGGNNSVRGETHVKVPKIIAATCLDPGKLEVARDRVSGGSPLQSGSEGRFWSGHSNDSEQSLSPSDRGSPSSPREGLEALDAAALQSVLECVDRITPALSKSDPAEVKEQLKTNKKLAKMISHIFDMSDDDPRREEEIRKYSAIYGRFDSKRRDGKQLTLHELTVNEAAAQLCMRDMVLLTRRDELFGLARQISREVTYKYTYRTSKSRCGDRDEPSPKRIKTEENLFDIQEALQAIHMRQGILREQLACAKSKGEEIVGRNLQVQLDRLLARQMEILHDAAVQERLHALDWRIPAGALKYLSEAPGTNGTSVDKSTEHQGERPMNLRVASKSVAEGELPLGKQLANELKRYHNNHNTDEAKAPATENGSSHQAANHTDRKTIKSEPEDST